A window from Primulina huaijiensis isolate GDHJ02 chromosome 13, ASM1229523v2, whole genome shotgun sequence encodes these proteins:
- the LOC140991900 gene encoding uncharacterized protein encodes MKQTSTQIVSAAREKKTLASTLLRRRTRSTTQLLHVIPPLASTPMADTMIVENDDSSSASDLSACQETESDDYVHLATHLASLKCRKVLTKSHPDDMEENPLATGSHSHDLSARRAMVSLVEETLDFDFSFLHSRSSHAASSSSLPSGLELATAKASLRRFLNMNLNALEAMEKATVLSAVSILKNSPNFPSSPLYDVLNTLPTMFLAFQASSSTCSETLIQMRNFKEQKEKLDGMLSERKIARSTLHQKNAELDVNEELVKKLEMELPQHKADMVTLLHESEVLKASSDRLKADIQCLSDDLISQRHAYQQWEDTLKTAGQTQVECLSKWEELRDDSFFKSDEEE; translated from the exons ATGAAGCAAACCTCCACCCAAATAGTTTCAGCTGCTCGAGAAAAGAAGACACTTGCATCCACCCTGTTGAGGCGGCGAACCCGATCCACCACCCAACTACTTCATGTAATTCCCCCACTCGCTTCCACTCCTATGGCTGATACCATGATAGTGGAAAATGATGACTCTTCCTCAGCCTCTGACCTTTCTGCTTGTCAAGAGACTGAGTCAGATGATTATGTTCATTTGGCCACTCATTTGGCCTCACTTAAATGCAGGAAAGTCCTCACAAAAAGTCATCCTGATGACATGGAAGAAAATCCTTTAGCGACCGGCTCTCATTCTCAT GATCTATCAGCACGACGAGCGATGGTCTCTTTGGTTGAGGAAACCTTGGACTTCGACTTCAGTTTCCTGCATTCAAGATCCTCTCATGCGGCCTCTTCTTCGAGTCTCCCTTCTGGCTTGGAGCTAGCCACTGCAAAGGCTTCACTACGGCGTTTTCTGAACATGAATCTCAATGCCTTAGAGGCCATGGAAAAGGCCACTGTTTTGTCTGCTGTGTCTATTTTGAAAAACAGCCCTAATTTCCCCTCCTCCCCACTGTATGATGTGCTAAATACTTTGCCAACCATGTTCTTAGCTTTTCAGGCTTCGAGTTCTACTTGTTCGGAGACGTTGATTCAGATGAGAAACTTCAAGGAGCAAAAAGAGAAGTTGGATGGCATGCTCTCTGAGAGAAAAATCGCCAGGTCCACTTTACATCAGAAGAATGCGGAGTTAGATGTCAATGAAGAACTAGTGAAAAAGTTAGAGATGGAGCTCCCCCAACATAAAGCCGACATGGTAACCCTTCTACACGAAAGTGAGGTTTTAAAGGCTTCCTCTGATAGACTCAAGGCTGACATCCAATGCCTGAGCGACGATTTAATAAGTCAAAGGCATGCCTATCAACAGTGGGAAGACACCTTGAAAACGGCTGGGCAGACTCAGGTCGAGTGCCTGTCCAAATGGGAAGAGTTACGTGATGATTCCTTCTTTAAGAGTGATGAAGAAGAATGA